From the genome of Leishmania major strain Friedlin complete genome, chromosome 35:
gggCGGGTGATTCCCCGACTGCTGTCTTCTCAGCTCCTGGTGTCTGAGCGTAAAAAAGATAGCTTGATACCAAAAGATCGGGCTGCACACGAACGGATCCGTTCGGCACACGTCCTCCTCATGCCCTTGATTCTCTTTCGCTGATTGCTTTGCTTTCCGTGTTTCGAGACAATTCCatgtggtgatggctttggGGAGAGCACTCTTTTTGCTTTTGTTACTTCGCTGCGATGTCGAGGCTGCACGAGGCGACGTGGTGAATTGAAAGGCAGCAGAAAAAGACGCAAAGGACACGTGGGAGAGGGTGGGACGGTGCGGCACAtagagcgagggagagagaggggacaCGGCTCGTCCAACACACATGTGCCCTTGCGGCTCCGTGTCGCCCATTGCATTTCGCCTAACGGCGCTGCTCGAGTAGCCGCTCATACGGAGCACCTCCGCAACGaaaaaacaagagagagaccctcgaggaggaggggagccTGTGAGGCAGCTAAGACTTTTTGCATTtgtggctgccgccgtgtcAGAGGCGCCGGCCCCGGGGGTATGCATTtctgcagagcagcgcgaTAGCGCGGCCCCTGCTCGCATACGCAAGTAGGGGAGATCAGTGGAACGAGatcgttttcctttttgtttgttggtATGTGCTGGACTAGATGCCCTGCGTCCTTTTCTCTCACCGTTTCTGTCTAAGATCGAAAGGGCGGTGTAGAAATATTTACAAAGACTTACACACACTGGGAGAAATGCGGGCACGTATCTGTCTGTCGTTGCGCGTGTGGCACTAAATAAGTGCCGCCAGCTTACCAAAAAGAGAGTCTCACACAGAGGAGCTGAGAGTCGCCGCGGGAGAGCAGagcaaggagagggagggagatgcAGAAAATGCTATGCgccaaaacaacaaaaaaaaacacgaaGGAAAGCACACGACACACAagaaaacacgcacacacacacacacataaaatGCCTCGCGTTCGTGCAACACTGGAGAGGCGGGTATCAAGAATAAGAAGAATATCAGTGCTAGAGGTGATCACCTCGATAAACAAACGTAGAGAAAAACAAAttgtgctgcgcacgcagagaacgaacgcagagagagagagatgggggAGGAAAGCTGGCGACACCTCATCTCGTCCACGCATGCATATCCGAAACCCACCTCGGCTTCGCACGAGAGGCGCCGCTCAAGACAAGCTctctcgcagcagcaacacaaaAACACGGGCAAGTAGATATCAGAAAAGCGAGGGCGCACGAAGCATAGCACAGGCGTGGACGTGCGCACGTCCGCAAGCGTATCCTTGCCTACCATTCTCTTTCACTTATGGATGAGCGTCTCACTGATCCGGCGTTTGTGACGCAATATGAGCGATGAGGAGAAGCTCTGCAGCAGAGCATTAGCTCGCTCCCAAGTATCCTCTGTTTCTCATCCAgactctctccctctctatgCGCGTTGCTCATTCCTGTCCTCTCTTCAAGCACAGATAGCGAGTGGTAAacgagaagggggagagaagagcaaACGACTTCAGACGCAGACAtagccgccgccgtgctccGAAAACTGGAGCTAGCTCTTTGGCTGCGGTACCATACACTTTACAAGCCCACCGCCTAATGACTCGCATTGGCCGTGCGTCGCTGCAAACCACAAGCAACACCATCCTTCTTcgatgcacacgcaccccaCAAGTGACtaaggaaaagggagagaggcgagtATGCGCTACGCTGTTAGATTGCCAAGGCACCCATCCTCACCGGAAAAGGTCAAAGAGGATATGCACAGAGACCTCTAACTCCCCCCGCTCCtggtgaaaaaaaaaaatatatatatataggggTAGCATGCAGAAAAAACGCAACGCGCAACATTGagccttttttttgttgctgctccCCTCGAAGGGAATCAGCACTACAGGCTcggccctctcctccgcggccgccaccctGTACGAGCCCAGCACGTTCCACTTTTTCTTGTGTTTCTCCTGTGGCGTGTCCTCTTCGTCGATcctctaccccccccccccgtcagCAGGAATCCTGTAAGAGCTTCCCGAGCAAAGGCCGTAGAGGGCAGGAAGAAGACAAAGACGTGCACAAGGGAAAAGAAAGCATCACCATTACTGATCCACGAAAACAACGGGGCAGCGATCAAGagcgcgcagacgcgcaccagcgcaccgCGGGAATGGCTGCTCCTTATAATCAGCCCAGCATGGCTCTGTGGCGCCGACCGGGTAGCAGCATGCTGTTGAGGCTGTAGCACCACGAGATGCATATCTGCAGCGCTGAAGTGCACAGGAAGACGAGTAAGGGCGCTTACAACCTGCCGTGGAGGCACGACATCAACGGCAAAAAACTCACAGCAGTGCCGCCCACACAGAGACTAACATGCAGCAGACCCATCTTGCTCACTTAGTGGTGCTCCACAAGGCGAAAGAGGACGTTGGCCGCCAAGAACGGTGCACTGCACACCAAGAGAGCGTTCCTTACCTGGCGTGTCGTCAACCTCAGATCACCAGCGGCGACTGTGCCCACTCTACCCGtgcaaacaaaaaaaaaagcaatCTCGCGCCGCCATGTGCGTGCTGGAGAAAAACCATGAACAGGATAAGCTTGAGCCGAGGGCACGGACCGCAGGAGGCTTCGCGGTAGCCAAGTTTCGGCACCggcttctcctcttctctatACTCCGAGGGAGCCGTCACGATCGAGTTCGAAGCGCAAGTCGTGATCGCACCCTTCGTCTTCGCAGGATGGGCCGCTTTGTCTGCATCACTAGCTATGATGTCGATTGAGCTCTGCTTCGTCTGTGCATCGCTCGCAGCCCCTCCATCCGCCACGCGCCGCTGGTGGCTTCCACAGCTCGCTGCGTCAGGGGCCTTTGCTACCTTCTCAAGGCTATGTTGGTCGTGtccgctctccctctgtgcATCGTTTCCATCCGCCTCATAGTGTGTGGACGGCGGCACAAAACGGCTTTGATGTGTACCAGGGGACACGGTTAAATGGTCTATAGAACGCCtagcagcggctgcgccttTGGGTCGAGCCCCATCACACAGAATGTGCACACGAGCATGCCAAGGCTTGTGTCCGTGAACACCACAAGACTGTGCAGGAGGGCAGGGCGGGTGCCGAAGAAGCCCACAGTGTCCAGTGCCGGCCCAGCAAACACCTTCACAGCGCTGTGGTTCGTACAGCAGTCCGCCCTCTAAGAGAGCAAAAAGAGAGCCCAAGGCTGTTGCACAGGGCTCATGGAGGGGTGGCCGCCACCATGATTTGCGAGATCGGTGAtgtcgccaccgtcgtctcggcggcgaggacgtcGCCGTTGAAAAGACCGTGCATGAATCCGAAGAAggcacacatccacacactCGTGCTGAGACCAAGGCCGAACATCATAAGCCGGCTTGTGAAAAGACCACTGATGATGGGGAGGCGACGGCCCTACGTGTCGTTCCAGTAACTCCGCATTCTTTGCGCTCGCGACCCGGTCGATCATGCGCATGTCTACCATCTTGCCAAGGAAGTATCCTGCATCCTTGATGGGGACGCCACGGAGAAAGGCAATCAGTGATCCGACGAGCGGCACCGACATGGTGAAGGGAACGCTCTCGTTGAAAACCACAAACATCATGGAGACGAGTTGGCGAACCTGCAGAGACGTCACCTTCGCCTTCCACGGGCGCATCCACTCTGCTGCAACCGCATCTATCAAGGTGTGCGCGCAACGATGGTCCCGTCGCTGCCCAAGCTCACGTGCACGGAAAAGAAGACGAGAAGCAGCGgtcttcctcctcgtgtCCGAACCATAACAGTGAAAGTGAGCGAAGAGGCAACAACCACAGGAACGACGTTCTTGTCTCTGGCTGAGAGCGCAGCACAGCTCTAGCGTGCGAAGGAAACcagcaacaacgaaaaacaaacgaaTGCGGTGGTAGAGGAGCGCAACATCTAGCTCAAGCAGTAGTAGGAAAGCCAGCGAAAGAGGCGCTCAGACACATACATGCTAACagaaacacacgcacacacaacggcAGAACACGTTGCGGCAACGGGAAGTATCAGGGAGGATAGAATGGATGCacagggggaaggggggcggTGCCTGTCTGTTTGAATGGCGCGTTTGCGTCCTGTAGACGGTCACAGAGAGACAGGTGTCACATACGCACGCATGTGCAGACACCAACtaaacaaaaaaaaaaacgcaagCAACGacagcagaaaaaaaaagagtcCCACCGCACAAACTCGCACATACGCaagcagaaaaagaaggtGGAAAGCAAAAGAGGCCAGCGAAAGCAAGAAGCTACGCCTGGGAAAGGTATGTGACGCGTCCTCCACGGTACGGTAGCAGTTGCGCCTCCCCTGTGGATAGAGCTGGATGTCAAGGTGATCCGGGACACTACAGAGAGACAACGCGCATTGCACCTTCCTCTTGGAATTTCCCCGCTCGACAGAAGACGATGAGCttaagagagagagagcgagagagagagtcaggGCTGCGTTTGCTTCCTATGCAGTCCGTGCGCGCACAACATTTAACTTTTTTGATATACGCCGGCATGCTCGTTGGCGTCACGTTTCGCAGTAGTGCAAGTCCGATGGCACCAGGTGGCTGCGCCAGTTACCGAGCAGCCGCTCTCGGAACTGAAAAAGGGCTCCCCACCCACACGTATACGCGTGCACAGAACACGGGTAGTAGAGACTTGTGCACTTGCTCCGTCCTTTATGCGAGTCCACCTGCGGTTCTTGCCTTACACCGGAACTAACCCGACAGCGATAAAACAGGAACGAAGTGCCACGTTATAACACCACCTCTTCCTTGCCGACTAAACAGGAGCCCCtcagcaaaacaaaaaagaagaccgaaaaaagaagagcagctTTGCCGCGCGTGTCTCCGCTTCTACTGTTGGGGCGGATCTCTCGGGTAACCAAGACTGGCCGGGAGAAACGGAGAGGCGACACAGCCacaaaccaaaaaaaaaaaaacggcaacaaaaaaaaagaaagaaaacaaaagcacAGCACCTGGCGCATCGAGTCAcgctcttcgcctcccccttctcaGAGCACCATGGTGGAGTTGAGAGCGGGTGCGCCCATGTCAGACTTTCAGCTCGGTAAAGAGAGTCACCAAATCTGCGCGCCGTCAAACAGCAAAGCGTCGAGAATGTATGCTGTGCcacgtgcgccgccgtcggacCTTTGGCAACCAGACGGAGGCGCATCGCACCAGCGAAGGAGGTACAGAAATACGAcaacaggcacacacgcactcactTACAGCACTTCCAAGCGAGAAAGCGGGGTACCTGGTtgtcctctctttctgtctCATAGCACCGTCTCATCATAACCGGCATGGGACTTGGTGGCGAGAACATGAAATGGTCAGCCAGAAACCCGCACTGGGAGAATAGAGGACAGGACAAaactcagcagcagcggcacacacgtAATCCAGAAGACTAAGTGATAGTTTAAGGGGAACGGGTGCGTGACTCCGTTCAGCGACCACGCAAAAATCGGCGGAATCGCGGACATCGTCAGCATGCGCGATAACGAGGAGAAGGACTGAGCGATTCCGTTGATGGAGCCGGCGCACTCGTctggcgcgctgcgcaccacgtACATGAACACAATCGAGTAGCACCAGGAGAGGCTTATCTCGCGCGTCGAggtgatgatggcggcggcgtagaAGATGGTGGAGTCATCTGCCAGGTACGCACAGCACGGTGTAAggatggaggtggtgcaccACAGAAGCACTGAAAAGTCCCATAGCGGTcgggtggcgccgctgaggcACTTCAAGATGCGGCTAAAGGCCAAGCTTACCGCGATATAAACAATCGAGGAGATGCACAGGAGAGCGCCAATGTCGGACGAAGAGAAGCCAAGGCCGCCTTTTTCGCGCTCCGCAATTGCCCAAAGCGGAATCACCTCCAGCAGTGCACTCTCGGTGCAGGCGATGCACATGTAGATGATCAGCACGGTCCGCGAGGTTGGCAGCGCAAGCGCCTCGCGGTAACCGAATGCCATCGGTTCAAAAGTGCGCGTTGTGAAGTCGCTGTCGGATGCAGCTTCGCGAGATTGACACAGAAGCGGCGTATCGCTGCAAGTCTTGTCCTTGAGCTGCGTCTCTAGCCAGTGAAGTGGGGGCGAAGCCACATCGTCGCTgagttgccgctgctgaccAGGAACGTCGCTCTCGCCGCAACGCGCACCTTCTAGCAGGCACACGGCAGAGGAGTGAGAGGCGGCACGGGACGTGTGCCGCTCCGAGAGGCCGTACCGGCCAGCACTTCCGCCCATGCCTGCCACAGGGCTCTGACTGACAGAGTCCCTCGTCCACGAAGTAAGAGCAGCTGCCTGGTTCAGGCTCTCCTGCGTCGACGGCGCGTTTGTACACGGAAACGTCTTTTTCGAAAGCGGCGGACGCAAAGCCGCCAGCCTGGGGTGTCCGCTAAAGCCATTGGCAGCCGTGATGTTTTGCCATGCATTTTCGGCCACACCGTTCTCATCATCGTCTTCATTTTCGATCACGGCTATCGACTCGGCGCCGTTGGAGCGGCCGGCAGCACCCATGCCGCGCTGTTTCGCCAAGTCGGACATACGGCGCCCTCGGTGCCATGCAGACATGAAGAGCGACATGAACGGGTCGACTGGGTGTCGGCTGGTCTCTGGTAATACTCGCCAAATCACGAGGAGCGTGATCGCTGAAAAGGTGCTGATCACCACGCATGGCAGCAGGGCCGGATGCAGCACAAAGATGTTGTCGTTGTCCTCCATCCCGTCAGTGAACAGCCAGGGCCCGAGTACGGGGTGATGGCTCGGGTTGTAGAGATATCCGCCCAGCGCCGGCCCGACCACAGAGCCGACACCCCAGAAAATGCTAATCGCAGCAAACCCGATACCCTCGGTGTCCTTGTCGGTGATGTCTGCAATCACCGTCTTCGCAACCAGAACGTTTCCGTTAGCGCAGCCCTGGATAAAGCGTGTGATTATGCAGAATTTCAAATTTGGGCTCAGGCCAAAGAAGATCGATGCAACGACGTTGGCTAGGAGGCCCATCTGTATCATTGGCTTCCGCCCGACCCGGTCACTCGCCGTTCCCCACAGCTTACCCGTCAGCATCTGGCCGAGCTGATATATAGCAATCAAGAGGCCAGAGACGTAGCCCGCCTGACTAGCCGGAATGTTCTCTAAGTGTGCCACAAACAGCCCCACAAACGGCATCATGAGCGTCGCTGACAACGACTCCGACACGAACACGGTCGACAGAATGACCATGCTGGTGTAGAAGGAAGCTGCTTTCATCTTTCCCTTCATGACGGAGAAGGCGTGCTCGACGCGACGTGAAGTACCCACACGAGAACCAAATGAGGCGCGCGTCTGTATGGCGCTTGAGCCCTGCTTGTCCTCTCTCTCAGCGTCAAACAAAGAGAGGCGGTGAGAGGAGGGCAACACCTCGGTATAAAAGCAGAAGTAGGAGCAGCAGTCCACTACGACTGGCTTCGAAACCaacgaggaagagagagagagagagagaggaagcgtGAAGAGAAATGGTAGACGAGGTAATACGCGGTGCAAGAGAGGCGTTGAACTGAGAAGAGCACCACTGCCATACCGCCCCAAtaatgaaaaaaaaaactaaaCGAGAGCAAAGAAATGAAGCAACTCTCAGCTGCAGGGACACAGAGAGGTGAGACCCGATCCCTCTCCACTCCCCTTCACCGAGAAGGCAAAGAGAAACGGAACGGAACAGAGCTGTGTCGCAGAGCAGAGCAGAACGCGGCCAAAATCGAAGCAAGCGGACTAGTGAACAGACGAATCGGGGAGGGGAGaacacaacagcaacaaaacgAAGGCAGCGTCGAAGAGcgacacacgcccacacaacCGTATACAGGTGCACGTGGGCGAAAGGGCACCGGGGGAAGAGGTGGAGCACAGAGAGGAGCGGCAACTGAAAGAACAGCGAAGGAAAACGATCACGCCGACCACTCGAGAGCAAAACAATGTGTGGGACTGCAAAGGAGAACCGTGCACTTGCTCTGTTTGCGTGAAGGGAAACGGTGTGACGCTTTCGTCTGCGCCTTGATGTGCGCCAGCCGAGCAGAGCGTTTCGATCCTTCTCGGGAGAGGGGCTGCAGGTGCATCAGCGTACACTTAGGGTGAATGCATTCGACCGTGTACGTGATTCCGAGAATCTTTTGATGCGCCTGTGGAGATGTTTGATGTTCTTTTGTTGTGCGCGATGCAAGATCTGTGGGCGCTCGATGAGTGAGTGTGGCATATGCACGTGTATGTGGGTATGCGTCTGTACACCGACAGCACAGTAAAACGAAAGCGTGGACGACAAAGGGGTCTGATGTGCAATTGAGAAACGCGACGCCAACGTGAGAGAGgtgcgcaggtgcgcgcTACACCCGAAAAACGCTCTCACGTGCAACACGAACGTTTACTAGGTTCTTCAGGGCGATGCTCGTAATGAtggcgatgatgatgagAGCGAATGGAATCGACTCAGCACGGCAGACCTCCAAGGGGGGTCGCATTCGATTTAAAAGAAGAGAAGCGGTACATGTATCAACGCGGGAAAACAgaggggaaagagaaggCCTGTACGACAGCGTTCGCTGGAGTGCACCGCAGAACCGGAATCCCCTAGTCGAGGCACGAACGCACCGTCCAGTGCGGCGCAGCCCCCACTCTTTGACACTGTTCACAACAGTGGAAGTGCACCGTGTACACGTTCGCGATGTCTcctcccacgcgcgcacagttgactccctcgctgctcttttttttttcgaatGCCGATAATGGGCTTTGACAGCTGCAAGCGCCCTAAAATTGACAAACGCGGGGAGGGTAGACGAGGAGGTGAGTTGGGGCGGCGAACACGAGGGACGTCCTGCGCTCTCCAACGAAGCACAGCCACAAACGGTGTGCGGTGCACAGTGCATCATGGCGACACACTGCGCAATGCCGCCGCTAGGTCCTGTAGAGTTGCGAGTGAAGACAGCTCCACAACAGGACCGGAGCCCTCGCTCGCGTGAGGTAGCACACGCAGCGGCCAGCCGCTGTGCGATGGGGTGATGCCTGTCGGCCCCGGCAGGACGGAAGCGAGCGTGATCGACTTCGGAAGTCGGCACCATTCCCGCTCGATcggcctcctcgtgcagAGCTGAGCAATAGGATACGCTGCCACGGAAGGAACCAAGCGAGGCAACGAGCACTCTGCATccgccgccgatgacggAGGCTCGCCATCACCTTCGTGCCGAGGCACCTTCAACGAAGGTGACCCCACAGACTCCCTGGAAGCCCCGTCGGCGAAGGAGCTATGCAGTCTCTCTTCTGGCTTCGTCACCCGCGACGTCGCGTCCGCCACAAGCTCCAGCTTGTCGTCCAGAAGCCGCATCAGCTGGGCAGGTCGCCGGCTTCGCGCATGTGagagcgcctcctcatccgCACCCAGCACAGCACGCTTGTAAAAGTCCGCTCCGCCGAGGCCGAAGCGCATGCATTTCGTCACATGAAGATTGTACACGTCGCTGGATGCCAATGCCCGCACGATTCGCTCCTTCGCAGCCTCACACGCGTACTGCGACGCGTGCACAATGAAAGAAAGCTGCAGTGGCTGTagcgacgccggtgccgttGTGTCTGGCGACTCGATTTGTCGAGCTATTGCTTTTTGCGTGGACGCAGCTGATTTCGCCGTATCGTGCTTCTGCGTCCGCGGCATGCGACGCATCGCAGCGGTGGACTTGATCAGCACAGAAACCTTCTGGTTCCCAAACGGGTTGCAGATCCACGTGAACGGTGCATAGGCACCGCACCACACCTCGTGTTCCACCCCACTTTCATCGAGAGAAGGCGAGCCCACAGGCTCCACCGACTCCAGTGCCAGAACGAGAGGCTTCGCGCGCCACTGAGTCGCTGCGGAGGCCACGGGCGGCTCGGCGTCGACGTACAGGGCACAGTCATCCCCAGGAGCCATTATAAGCACCAGAGGAAACACATCGCGCGCGAGGTCATCAGCGGTAGGCCCATGCGAACAGCGACTTTCACGCCCATCAAATTGGTGATCACTTACCGAGGTCCTGAGTCGGCAGCTGTGAAACAGTCGGAGCTGTCCACTCAGCACGTAGGCGAAGGAGTCACTGTGCtcgtggcagcgcagcacggGTGGAACTCCTTGGTGAAATAGCGCGCGACGCGCATACGCTGCGCGGGGCACCTTTTCCTGTTGCGTCATATACAACTGCTCCATTACCTCAGCCATATGGTTCGTGTACAGCGACAAAGAAGCCTTGGCGGcgtctgcggccgccgcgcttgGTCCGAAAAATGTCTGCTTCACGTTTTCAGCCGCGGTGACAGCCGCCTGAGCGTGAGCTACCTCCTCCGCAGATTTGCCGAGGTGGGCGTCGAGCACTAGCCGCGGCCAGCAGCATGTATGGTGTTCATTGTAGATGTCTGCGTAGAATTTTAGCTCGTGCACCTCGAGAGAGAAATGAGGACTGTCATGATGACTCTTCAAGGCTGTCGCCGGAGGCGCCTGGTGCACCTCCCACGCGTTCGGTTGGCTGTGTGGAATACCACAGAACAACACAGAGCTCATGCAggacacatacacacacacacacacgtgcgcgcgcgcatctgcCCATAGAAATGGGAAAGCGAACAAAGAGAGCATCAGATCTGGGGAATGTGGAGCTCTTCTGCGTCATGCTCATTCTTGCCATACGTCAACCCGTACACGTGCCGCAAAAGAGGGCCGCCGTCATAGGGAGCGCTGACGCGTCTCAGGAAAACGGAAGGGGCAAAGCCCGCCTCTCGCGCTTGAAAGTGGCGAGCCGCTTTGCGCTCAACTGGACGACACCATGGCGCGTGTCGCCTGTAAGGATGCGCGTCTCCGTCGTTGAAGCTGCAGAAGGTGTTCTTTTTGTTCGTTACGCGCCACGGACACGAGAGGTGTCTTTTCACCGGCGCACTCTCTCCACTAGCAAatcgccaccgccgttcTGTGGGAAGCGTTACACACAGCGTCGGAGATTCAGAGGACAAATAGCCGTgggagggagacagagagagagtgctATCAGCACTCCTCGaactgctgcgccgcccgccGCGCGATTATCCTACCCGCTCGTCGCACTTCGTCCATGGTCGTGGTGCGCCCAGTGGAGATGCGCAGGGTGCCGATCGCTCGATCCGCATTCGCCTGAACCGCCTTGAGCGGATCAGAGACGAGGATCTCGGCTCCCTCAGCCGTGGAGTGGCAAGCGGAGCCTGCCGAGATGCACACCTCATCCGCGGCGGAGAGGatcagccgctgcgctgATATATAGGTGACGGGCGAGCCCGTTTTCCTGTTCGGCACCCGCCTGAAAAGCGCGCAGTTGAGCGTGTTTGGCAGAGTAACAGCGATGGCGCCGTTGACGACGAGGCCCATGTCGTAcgccgccagctccaccgtgagcacgcgcagcagttCATCACGGGTGTCTCGCATCACAGTTGAAAAGCGGTCCATATTATTGCACGcgaacagcagcgcctcaGCAATACCCGCTGCGAGAAGCACGTTCTCCGTGCCAGGCCGGATGCTGCGCTCATGACCAGCGCCGAAGAGGATGTTGTGGACCGTCACACCGGGTTTGATGTACAGCGCGCCAACACCTTTCGGGCCGTGGAATTTGTGTCCGCAGACGGAAAGGAGGTCGACGTTTGTGTCCTGCACATCCACCGGCACCTTCCCCAAAGCCTgggcgccgtcgctgtgaAAAAGACACGCCGCCCCGCAGAGCTCCTTCGTTACGCGGCACAGCTCCTTGATATCGTTGACGGCTCCAATCTCGTTGTTCGCAAACATGATGGAAACGAGGGCGACGGACTCGGGACCGCCAGGGAGACTTTCCAGGATCGCCCGCAGCGTCGATGCATCCAGGCGACCCGTTTGAGGGTTCACTTCGGCGCGTACTGTCTCTATTGTCGTGCCcgacgccgcctcggcgccgtcggtgATGCTGGCTGCTCCACCGGTCCCTAGGTCGCTGCCCGCGATAGACTTTAGCACCTCTGCCACGGCAGGATGCTCCACGTTGGAGGAGACGACATAGCGTCTGCTGGGCTGCCGTTGACGGAGGGCGAGCAAGCCGCCAATAATGGCGAGGTTGTTGCTTTCGGTTCCGCCAGAAGTGAAGATGATGGACTCCGATGAgagcgcgtgcagcgccttTTGCACCTTCTTGCGTGCCTCTTCTAGCTCGTACTTTGCCGCTAGACCGTACGGGTGCGTTGAGCTGGGATTACCCCACGCCTTGCGCACGCGACAAATTTCCTGCCAAGCCTCCTCGCAGAGCGGGGTAGTAGCGTTGTAGTCGAGGTAGAtgggcagcgacgccgtcggcggcagaggctgcGGCTTGCGCTTTTTCAGGGGAGGCCCGTGAGCGTTACACATGAGTGCGGataaccccccccccccacacacacacacacaccacacacaaaaaaaaaaaaacgacagGCGCGTAAGGACTTTGGGTACTGCACTTGTGCCACTGTCTTGTGTGACGTCCTTGTAACTgtcacgcacacactgcGCCATTAGCAGTTCGCgcagagacacagagagTAGCAGGAAGGAGAGATAGCGAGCGCACATCACGACAAGACATATGAAGCAGGCTCCAGACGAGCGAAACTTCTGTCACGGCTTGTGTCGCAGTTGCTGTTTCCGTGACGTACACGAGGAGTGCAGGACGCCGGCttcgcgcgcgagagagccGCCATTGACTCACACATCAATGCAGACGGGGGACATGAGGTCGCGCACGACAAGAAATCAGTCACGCATGATGCCACGCACCCTCTAGCGAGATTGTGACTAGCcagaaacaaaaacaaaggaaaaaagaaaTACGGAAGCCTTTACCCAGCCTGTCGCGCCGCCTCTCGTTGACGTATGTCTGCATGCATCGTGTAACAGCTGCTCAGCTGCTCTCGCTCGTTTCGAAGAGACGTGATGCACACGACTGCGACATTCTGCTTCTCTCTACACTCATGTGTCTCCCTGATCCTGCTTCGCTGTAGGTCTTTTCCATCTGCATTCCTCTCTAGCACGCCCGCTTAACAGATCATAGAGCCTgggaaaagaagaaaggagAAGTGTGCGGGGAACAGGCCACGGAGGACGACGACAAAATCCAACAATGGCACCTGATCAGACACCACACAATGAAAGACGCACCAATACACAATCTctagacacacacacacacagacacaaaaTCACCACTGGAAACAAACATTATCAGCTCGTTAGCTGGGTGGTATGGCAGAGACAAGAACAAccaatatatatatatatatatatatataatcATTGAGTTGGGCAACACTCTTCGCTTGTCAGCACGAGACGAGAGTCCGCAGATGGAAGAAGAAACAAGGCAAGGGAGAaaaagacagacagagagagagatgagccAACTTTCGGGGTTTCCTCTTCTCGACTCCGGTGATgtttgcacacacacacacacacacaaaataTAAAAGGAGAAAACAGTGCGGAGTCCATCTGATTCAAACAGTGCACCTTTTCCTCACctcttgtttgtttgttcCTTGAACAACACCAGCTAAAGAGGGGGatgagcaacaacaacgaaggGCACGCGTGGCCCCACCCACCCGTTCCATAGGGCGCACCTGCACTGATGCAACATGCAGCAGAGAGAACAGTGGGTACCAGCCAGAGCCCGTGCGCATGCACAtactacacacacacacacatatatatacggCTGCCGC
Proteins encoded in this window:
- a CDS encoding conserved hypothetical protein (previous protein_id=AAZ14506.1); this encodes MLSLFAFPFLWADARAHVCVCVYVSCMSSVLFCGIPHSQPNAWEVHQAPPATALKSHHDSPHFSLEVHELKFYADIYNEHHTCCWPRLVLDAHLGKSAEEVAHAQAAVTAAENVKQTFFGPSAAAADAAKASLSLYTNHMAEVMEQLYMTQQEKVPRAAYARRALFHQGVPPVLRCHEHSDSFAYVLSGQLRLFHSCRLRTSVSDHQFDGRESRCSHGPTADDLARDVFPLVLIMAPGDDCALYVDAEPPVASAATQWRAKPLVLALESVEPVGSPSLDESGVEHEVWCGAYAPFTWICNPFGNQKVSVLIKSTAAMRRMPRTQKHDTAKSAASTQKAIARQIESPDTTAPASLQPLQLSFIVHASQYACEAAKERIVRALASSDVYNLHVTKCMRFGLGGADFYKRAVLGADEEALSHARSRRPAQLMRLLDDKLELVADATSRVTKPEERLHSSFADGASRESVGSPSLKVPRHEGDGEPPSSAADAECSLPRLVPSVAAYPIAQLCTRRPIEREWCRLPKSITLASVLPGPTGITPSHSGWPLRVLPHASEGSGPVVELSSLATLQDLAAALRSVSP
- a CDS encoding putative aminotransferase (previous protein_id=AAZ14507.1), whose amino-acid sequence is MCNAHGPPLKKRKPQPLPPTASLPIYLDYNATTPLCEEAWQEICRVRKAWGNPSSTHPYGLAAKYELEEARKKVQKALHALSSESIIFTSGGTESNNLAIIGGLLALRQRQPSRRYVVSSNVEHPAVAEVLKSIAGSDLGTGGAASITDGAEAASGTTIETVRAEVNPQTGRLDASTLRAILESLPGGPESVALVSIMFANNEIGAVNDIKELCRVTKELCGAACLFHSDGAQALGKVPVDVQDTNVDLLSVCGHKFHGPKGVGALYIKPGVTVHNILFGAGHERSIRPGTENVLLAAGIAEALLFACNNMDRFSTVMRDTRDELLRVLTVELAAYDMGLVVNGAIAVTLPNTLNCALFRRVPNRKTGSPVTYISAQRLILSAADEVCISAGSACHSTAEGAEILVSDPLKAVQANADRAIGTLRISTGRTTTMDEVRRAGRIIARRAAQQFEEC
- a CDS encoding conserved hypothetical protein (previous protein_id=AAZ14505.1); translated protein: MKGKMKAASFYTSMVILSTVFVSESLSATLMMPFVGLFVAHLENIPASQAGYVSGLLIAIYQLGQMLTGKLWGTASDRVGRKPMIQMGLLANVVASIFFGLSPNLKFCIITRFIQGCANGNVLVAKTVIADITDKDTEGIGFAAISIFWGVGSVVGPALGGYLYNPSHHPVLGPWLFTDGMEDNDNIFVLHPALLPCVVISTFSAITLLVIWRVLPETSRHPVDPFMSLFMSAWHRGRRMSDLAKQRGMGAAGRSNGAESIAVIENEDDDENGVAENAWQNITAANGFSGHPRLAALRPPLSKKTFPCTNAPSTQESLNQAAALTSWTRDSVSQSPVAGMGGSAGRYGLSERHTSRAASHSSAVCLLEGARCGESDVPGQQRQLSDDVASPPLHWLETQLKDKTCSDTPLLCQSREAASDSDFTTRTFEPMAFGYREALALPTSRTVLIIYMCIACTESALLEVIPLWAIAEREKGGLGFSSSDIGALLCISSIVYIAVSLAFSRILKCLSGATRPLWDFSVLLWCTTSILTPCCAYLADDSTIFYAAAIITSTREISLSWCYSIVFMYVVRSAPDECAGSINGIAQSFSSLSRMLTMSAIPPIFAWSLNGVTHPFPLNYHLVFWITCVPLLLSFVLSSILPVRVSG